One window of Halonatronomonas betaini genomic DNA carries:
- the arsB gene encoding ACR3 family arsenite efflux transporter: MENEVAEEFEIEEQSSGLGFFEKYLTVWVIFCIVAGILIGRYLPGIPATLNRLEYAQVSIPVAILIWFMIYPMMVEIDFSSLLQIKNQAKPLTIVTISNWLIKPFTMAFFAWFFFRQVFGGFLGVELANQYIAGAILLGSAPCTAMVFVWSYLTDGDPKYTLLQVALDDSILVFAYAPIVMLLLGVTDFAVPYDTIILSVVLYVVVPLVAGYISRKYLIKNKGIEWFENVFLDKLNNVTIIGLLLTLIIIFSFQGDALINNPLHVLIIAIPITIQAFFIFFLVYFAFKGFGHKHEIAAPGSMIGASNFFELAVATAISVFGITSGAALATVVGILVEVPVMLMLVGIANRTKHWFKGEVTG, from the coding sequence ATGGAAAATGAAGTAGCAGAAGAATTTGAAATTGAAGAACAGTCTTCTGGTTTAGGTTTTTTTGAAAAGTATCTTACAGTCTGGGTGATTTTCTGTATAGTAGCAGGGATATTAATAGGTCGTTATCTTCCAGGAATTCCGGCAACATTAAATAGATTGGAATATGCTCAGGTTTCTATACCTGTGGCGATTTTGATCTGGTTTATGATTTATCCGATGATGGTAGAGATAGATTTTAGCAGTCTATTACAGATTAAAAATCAGGCCAAACCTTTGACAATTGTAACTATAAGTAACTGGTTGATTAAACCATTTACGATGGCGTTTTTTGCCTGGTTCTTTTTCAGACAGGTATTTGGTGGTTTCTTAGGAGTAGAATTGGCCAATCAATATATAGCAGGTGCTATCTTATTAGGCTCGGCTCCATGTACGGCGATGGTCTTTGTCTGGAGTTATTTAACTGATGGTGATCCTAAATATACATTGTTACAGGTAGCACTGGATGATTCAATTTTAGTGTTTGCCTATGCCCCGATTGTAATGTTGCTTTTAGGAGTTACTGATTTTGCAGTCCCCTATGATACAATAATATTATCGGTTGTTCTCTATGTTGTTGTCCCTCTGGTTGCAGGCTATATTTCTAGAAAATATTTAATTAAAAATAAGGGGATAGAGTGGTTTGAGAATGTATTTTTAGATAAATTAAATAATGTTACGATTATTGGTCTATTACTGACTTTAATAATAATCTTTTCATTTCAGGGTGATGCATTAATTAATAATCCCCTGCATGTATTAATAATTGCTATACCTATTACAATTCAGGCATTCTTTATCTTCTTCTTAGTTTATTTTGCTTTTAAAGGCTTTGGCCATAAGCATGAGATAGCCGCTCCAGGCTCGATGATAGGTGCCAGTAATTTCTTTGAACTGGCTGTTGCTACAGCAATCTCTGTATTCGGGATAACTTCAGGAGCTGCCCTGGCCACAGTTGTTGGTATCTTAGTTGAG